A segment of the Sphingomonas cannabina genome:
GCGGGCGCGCACGTCTCCCACGCCGCCCGGCGCCGCCTCGAGATGATCGGTGCGGCGGGTGGTGGCGAGCGGCCGCGCCGGATCGGCGAGGAAGACCAGCGGCGCCTTGAGCCGATGGAATTCCGGGTCGCCGCCATCCGGAACCGGCTGGGCCGGCTCGCCGAGGTAGATGCGTGCCGGGCCGGTGGCGTCGCGCTCGATCCACACCTCATGCGCGGCGGCGGGCGCCGCGACGGCGGCAAGCAGGAACGGCAGCAGTCTGCGCATCATCTCTCTCCAATCGTTACCGGGAACGGGCACGGCGGCTCACGCGCCAACAGAGCCATGCGACGGTGACCCACGCGCCGATGCTCAGATGGCCGCACCAGATGATCGCGCCGCGCGCCGGGCCGAGCGCGAGCATGTCGGCCAGCAACGACGCCACCAGCAGAAGCCCTCCGATCCCACGCGCGGCACGCGCTTCGCGCGGATCGAGCCTGCGGCCGATCATGTCCTGCTGGTGCCGGCTCATCGACCCGGCGACCGCGGCGAAACCCGCCAGCGCGAGCAGGACGGCGAGAAGCTGGATCATGCCGCCGCCATCGCCTCGGCGACCGCCGGCTCGCTGCGGCGGGTCCGGTCCGAACGGACGCGGCCGGCCTTGCGCGCCGCCCAGCCGAAGCCGGCAGCGAGCACCAGCATCACGCAATCGAAACCGACGAACAGCCAGTCGCCCGCGGCGAGGCTGGCGACGAGATTGCGCGGCGTCGTCAGCGCGTTCACCACCGGCACCGCGGCGAACAGCAGCGCCGCTGCCGACAGCCCTTCCACCCACGCCCGCCGCGTCGGCCGCACGATCGCCCAGGCCAGCATCGCGCCCCAGGCGATGAACAGGCAGTGGATCTCCCAGTCCGCCCGCCCCTCCATGCGCAGCGGCAGCAGCCGGTTGGCGAGGAAATAGGCGGCAAGTCCGGCGCTCAGCCCCGCGATCGCCGCGACGTTCAGCCGCTCGACCAGCCGAAAGCCGAAATGCGGCCGTTCGGGATCGGCGAGGCGCGCGCGCCGCTTGACGGTCCACAGCACCAGTCCGCTGCCCACCATGATCGTCCCGCCGACGCCCGACAGGAAATAGAGCCCCCGGAGGCCCCACTCGGCGAAGCGGCCGGTGTGCAGGCCGATCATCACGCTCTCCGTCGCGAGCGCCGCGCCCTTGGACGCGCCGGCGCCAACCTGGCGACCGGTGGTGCCGTCGACGATCACCGCCTCGCCGCGCGCGCCGATCGCGGCCTCCGGCGCGCGGGTCAGGACTACCTTCGCAGTAGCGTCGCCGGGATTGGTCACGCGTACCGCGCCCACCCTCGCGCCATGCCACTCCGCCGACGCCAGCCGCATCATCGAGCCGACCGGTGCCAGCGCGGCCGGCTTGCCGCTGCGCTCCACCGCCGCCGGCTCGGCGAAGACGGCGTCGTAGAACTTGGCCTCATCCGAATAATTGGCCGCGATTCCCCACGGCATGTAGAGCGTCGCCAGCGTGACCAGCCCGGTGAAGGTGATCATCAGGTGGAACGGCAGCGCGATCACCGCCGTCACATTGTGCGCGTCGAGCCAGCTGCGCTGCCCCTTGCCGAAGCGCAGCATGAAGAAATCGGCGAAGATCTTCTTGTGCGTGACGATTCCCGACAGGATCGCGACGAGCATGAACATCGCCGCGATGCCGACCAGGTACCGCGCCCAGATCACCGGCATGTAGTGGAGGTCGAAATGGAAGCGGTAGAGGAAATAGCCGCCCTGCGTCTCCCGCGCCTCGATCCGGTTGCCGCTGCCGTCGAGCGTCGCGCTGGTGTCGCCACGGCGGCCGCGCCGCTCGCCGTCGGGCTGCCAGAAGACCTTGGTGGTCGCGCTGCGGCTGTTGGGGGGTGAGATGAACCATGCCCTGGCATCGGGCGCGACGGTCTGGAGGTAGCGCACCGCGCCTTCGGTCGCGGAAACCGGATCGACGGTGCCGGCGATCTCCGGCTCCATCCAGCGGGTGATCTCGTCCTGGAAATAGGCGGCAGTGCCGGTCGCGAACATCGCGAACAGCAGCCAGCCGAGCAGCAGTCCCGCCCAGGTATGGAGCCAGGCCATCGACTGGCGGAGGCCCTCCTTCACAGCCGCCCTCCGCTCGCCAGCGACAGCCACAGCAGCGCGCCGAGGATCGCTCCCGCGGCCGCCATCGCGAACCACAGCCGGCCGATCGAGCGGACGGCGAAGGCGGTCAGCACCAGCGTCGCGAACAGCGCGAAGGCGATCAGCGTCGCCGCGACGCTCGCTTCATGGCGCGGCCCCGGCAGCACGCGCGCGAGCCAGGCGGTGGCGAGCGAGGTCAGCAGGTAATTCGCTGGAATCGCCGCCACGACACGCGCGGCGACGCTCCACCGGCTCGGCCGGCGGCCCGTTTTACGGCGCAGAAGCGCGTTCGTCGCCATTGCCGGACCTGCTTTCCCCTTCTCGCGATTCGCGCCTGCCGTATCGCTAATGAGAATAGATCGCAACATAGTTCGGAACCGACGGACAAAACAGCAAAGGGCTGCATCCACCATTTGGTGGACGCGCAGCGCGACGAACTCGGGCAACGACTCGGTCGCACGACATTCGCGTCCAGGGAGATGAAGCGATGCGTCAGTATCTCAAGGCCGTCGCGGTCGCCGCCGCGTTGGTGTCCGGCACCCCGGCCTCGGCCGGTGAAGCGGACTGGTCCAGCCCCGTCGTGGGCGGCCGCGGCGGCACGTCTGCCGCGCTGAGATGTCCGGCGGGCAGTTATCTCGCTGGCGTAGTTGCACGCATCGGCGACGACATGGACGCTATCGGCCCGATCTGTGCGCAGGCGCTGACGACCGGCGGGATCTACCCCGCCGGCCGGCCCGGAACGCTCGGAGGCACGGGGGGAAGGCTGCGCGAATTCGCCTGCCCGGCCTCGGCGCCCTTTGTCCGCAAGGCGACGATCGGTGCCGAAGGGTCCCGGACCATCGTCGTCAACAGCATAGAAATCCGTTGCGGTCCGCTGTCGGGGCCGATGCCTCAGCCCGTCCTCGAATATAATTACGTGCTCCTCAGCGGTCCGAATTATTATTCGAGCTCGCTTCTACCGGGGACCGGCGGCAATTCCCTGAGCTACTCCAACCTGGCCGAATGCCCGTCGCACATGGCGCCGGTCGGCCTGCATGGACGGGCCGGCGCAATGGTGGACGCGCTGGGTATCATCTGCGGCGAGATCGCGCTCGTGAAGCCCAAGGCGCTCGGCAAGGTACGGCCGGCGGAAAAGCCCCCGCTGGTCAACGCGACTCCCGGCCTGACGCGGCAGGAGGCGATCCGCGTCCCGACCGCCAAGCCGCTCGGGAAGGTGCGCCCCGCCTCGCCGGCCGGAGACCCACCGATCTGCCAGCGCGCCCGCAGCGCACGCGGCCATTTCAACGCGGCGACCCAGGCGGCGCTCGACGCGCAATGCCGCAACGCGGGGGGCAACCCAAACTAGACCGACATCTCGATCGTGCAGGTGACGCCTTCGGGCGGAAACTCGATCCGGGCATCCCCGCGCTCGCTCCGCAGCGCCCGTTCCAGCATCCGCGACCCGAAGCCGGCGCGCGTGGGCGGCTCCACCCGCGGCCCGTCATGCTCGCGCCAGCTGAGCCGCAGGCGGGTCTTGCCCTCGACCTCGGTGACCTCCCAGCGGAGGTCGACCTTGCCCTTCTCGTCGGACAGCGCGCCATATTTGACCGCGTTGGTGCCGAGCTCGTGCAACGCCATCGCGATCAGCAGCGCCTTGGCCGCAGGAAGGCGCACCTCCGGCCCCGCGAAGACGATGCGCCTCCCGTCGCGGTCGAGGAACGGCTGGAGCGCCCGCTCCACCGTCTCGCCGGCCGAGATCGTGTCCCAGTTCTTCTGCGTGAGCAGGTCATGCGCCTCCGACAGTGCCCGCAGCCGCGCGATGAACGCATCGCGCTCCGCCACAGGCGTGCTGCGGAAGGTCTGCATCGCGATCGCCTGGACCATCGCCAGCGTATTCTTGACGCGATGACGGATCTCGTTGAGGAGCAGTTCCATCCCTGCTTCGGCGCGCTTGCGCTGTTCGATCTCGACCTTGGCGGCTTCATGGAGCCGGGCGTTGTCCATCGCCACCGCCGCCTGGGCCGCGATCCCCGCGACCAGCGCCTCGGCATCCTCGTCGAACATGCCCGGCTCGTCATGGCCGAAGAACAGACCCCCATGCACCTCGCCCGACGAGGAGACCACCGGCACGGCAAGATAGCTGACCACCGGAAGGTGCCCCTCCGGCATACCCTGGTACGGCGGATTGTGCCCGTAGCGGGGGTCCTTGCGGATGTCGTCAGAGCGGATGATCCCATGTCCACGGAAGGTGGGATCGAACACCGCGGTGTTGCGCGGCATGGCGAAGCGTTCGAACGCCTCGCGCGCGACGCCGGACAGGGTGTAGAGGAGATAACTCTCCCCAGCCTCGTCGGTGACATTGTAGAAGAAGGCGCCGAAACGGGCCCCGCTGAGCTCGGTGGCGATGTCGGTCACCGACTGGACGACCCGGTCGAGGTCGAGGTCGCGCGAGATTTCGCGCGCGGCGCGGTTGAGCTGCTCCAGCCGGGCCGCCTGCCTCGCGAGCATCGACTCGGCGCGCCTGCGCTCCGAAATGTCGCGCGCGATCTTCGATGCGCCGACGATCATCCCGTCATTGCGCCTTATCGGCGAGACCGTCAGCGAGACCTCGACCAGGCTGCCGTCCTTGCACCGGCGGACGGTTTCGAAATGTTCGATCCGCTCGCCCCTGCGGATCCGTTCCAGGATTCGCTGTTCCTCATCATGCCGGTCGGGCGGGATGATCGTCAGGATCGACTTGCCGACGATCTCCTCCGCAGCATAGCCGAAGAGGTGCTCGGCGCCTTCGTTCCATGTCCTGACGTTCCCGTTCAGATCCTTGCTGACGATCGCGTCGTTCGACGAGGTCACGATTGCCGCCAGATGCTGGGCAGCCTCCTCACTCTTCCTGCGGGCGGTGATGTCGACCAAAATGTTGACAGCGCCGACCAGCTCGCCGGCCTCGTCGAACAACGGCGTCGGATAGGGAACGAAAGGAAAACGACTGCCGTCGGGCCGCTCGGCGATCGCCTCGGCGCCTCTCACCGGTTTTCCGGTCCTGAGCGTCTCCGCCATTGGGCATTCGTCGTGCGCCATCGGCCTGCCGTCGGGCCAGTAGAGCCGCCACGAGCCACACCACCAGTCCTCGCCGATCTTCGGACGACGCCCCCACAGCTCGGCAGCCGCGGTGTTGTAGAAAGTGATCCGGCCGTCGGCATCGGTCGTATAGAGCGCGGTCGGCAGCGCCTCAACGATCCGGCGAAAATGTCCGTCCCCGATCCTCTCCGCGAACCCCGCTTCGCCTACCAGGCGCACCACAGCTTCAACCGACCGTTCGGCGGAACCCTCGAGCGCCCTCCCGCGCTCACCGTTCATCGTCGGCAGCTTTCGGTACCGCCCATCAGGGACATTTGCATAAACCGCTCCTCTTCAAAGGAAACCCTTGGTGGCGAAGAGCGTTCCTTGACGCGGCAAATGTGCAGCATCGCCGCAACGAAACGAGAAACGATGACCGGGGAAGCAGGCAGGAATTGGTCTCGAAATCTCGTTCGCGCAGTCGGGAGTGCTCGCCTTGAATGACGGCGAGGGCCAACGATGCGTCGCGCTCATCGTCG
Coding sequences within it:
- a CDS encoding DUF3325 domain-containing protein — its product is MIQLLAVLLALAGFAAVAGSMSRHQQDMIGRRLDPREARAARGIGGLLLVASLLADMLALGPARGAIIWCGHLSIGAWVTVAWLCWRVSRRARSR
- a CDS encoding PAS domain S-box protein, with product MNGERGRALEGSAERSVEAVVRLVGEAGFAERIGDGHFRRIVEALPTALYTTDADGRITFYNTAAAELWGRRPKIGEDWWCGSWRLYWPDGRPMAHDECPMAETLRTGKPVRGAEAIAERPDGSRFPFVPYPTPLFDEAGELVGAVNILVDITARRKSEEAAQHLAAIVTSSNDAIVSKDLNGNVRTWNEGAEHLFGYAAEEIVGKSILTIIPPDRHDEEQRILERIRRGERIEHFETVRRCKDGSLVEVSLTVSPIRRNDGMIVGASKIARDISERRRAESMLARQAARLEQLNRAAREISRDLDLDRVVQSVTDIATELSGARFGAFFYNVTDEAGESYLLYTLSGVAREAFERFAMPRNTAVFDPTFRGHGIIRSDDIRKDPRYGHNPPYQGMPEGHLPVVSYLAVPVVSSSGEVHGGLFFGHDEPGMFDEDAEALVAGIAAQAAVAMDNARLHEAAKVEIEQRKRAEAGMELLLNEIRHRVKNTLAMVQAIAMQTFRSTPVAERDAFIARLRALSEAHDLLTQKNWDTISAGETVERALQPFLDRDGRRIVFAGPEVRLPAAKALLIAMALHELGTNAVKYGALSDEKGKVDLRWEVTEVEGKTRLRLSWREHDGPRVEPPTRAGFGSRMLERALRSERGDARIEFPPEGVTCTIEMSV
- a CDS encoding PepSY-associated TM helix domain-containing protein is translated as MKEGLRQSMAWLHTWAGLLLGWLLFAMFATGTAAYFQDEITRWMEPEIAGTVDPVSATEGAVRYLQTVAPDARAWFISPPNSRSATTKVFWQPDGERRGRRGDTSATLDGSGNRIEARETQGGYFLYRFHFDLHYMPVIWARYLVGIAAMFMLVAILSGIVTHKKIFADFFMLRFGKGQRSWLDAHNVTAVIALPFHLMITFTGLVTLATLYMPWGIAANYSDEAKFYDAVFAEPAAVERSGKPAALAPVGSMMRLASAEWHGARVGAVRVTNPGDATAKVVLTRAPEAAIGARGEAVIVDGTTGRQVGAGASKGAALATESVMIGLHTGRFAEWGLRGLYFLSGVGGTIMVGSGLVLWTVKRRARLADPERPHFGFRLVERLNVAAIAGLSAGLAAYFLANRLLPLRMEGRADWEIHCLFIAWGAMLAWAIVRPTRRAWVEGLSAAALLFAAVPVVNALTTPRNLVASLAAGDWLFVGFDCVMLVLAAGFGWAARKAGRVRSDRTRRSEPAVAEAMAAA